A single Vulcanisaeta distributa DSM 14429 DNA region contains:
- a CDS encoding nucleotidyltransferase family protein, producing MITKAVITAAGLGTRMRNMTLIMPKALLPLIRKNETPMLIPIIDLIIARLQEVGVSKFIIVVGRNGKPLIDYLMDKLFTDSLRAQISFTFQEKPLGFGDAVLRAEDFVNNDPFFVHADDGILTKGYLEGVKLFEELRPDAVLFLRRVNNPSRYGIAVVRSEGMYNGYGLVRVLNVEEKPSNPKSDIAISAVYIFNRRIFDGLRSARVNGELELTYGIENVINSGGEVYGLLLSDDSWLSVGDPESYFNTIIRTFNLNEGD from the coding sequence ATGATTACCAAGGCTGTCATCACCGCGGCCGGGCTTGGTACGAGGATGAGGAACATGACACTTATAATGCCGAAGGCGTTATTGCCGTTAATACGTAAGAATGAAACACCGATGTTAATCCCTATAATTGACTTAATAATAGCGCGTCTTCAGGAGGTTGGTGTTTCTAAGTTCATAATTGTTGTTGGTAGGAATGGAAAGCCACTAATCGATTACCTAATGGATAAGCTATTCACTGACTCATTAAGGGCGCAAATATCATTCACATTTCAGGAGAAGCCCCTTGGCTTTGGCGATGCCGTGCTTAGGGCCGAGGACTTCGTTAATAACGATCCATTCTTCGTCCACGCAGATGATGGCATCCTAACAAAAGGGTACCTAGAAGGGGTTAAGTTGTTTGAGGAGTTAAGGCCAGACGCCGTGTTATTCCTCAGGAGGGTTAATAATCCCAGTAGGTATGGCATTGCGGTTGTTAGGAGTGAGGGGATGTATAATGGCTATGGCTTAGTTAGGGTGCTGAATGTCGAAGAGAAACCTAGTAATCCCAAGTCCGATATTGCCATATCGGCAGTTTACATATTTAATAGGAGGATATTTGATGGACTTAGGTCAGCCAGGGTGAATGGCGAGCTTGAATTGACGTATGGCATTGAGAATGTGATTAACAGCGGTGGTGAGGTCTATGGATTACTACTTAGTGATGATTCCTGGCTTAGTGTTGGCGATCCCGAGAGCTATTTCAATACCATTATTAGAACATTTAACCTGAATGAAGGAGACTAA
- a CDS encoding glycosyltransferase family 4 protein, with protein MLVNIIVSRNRVSGEIRTGIRLRLENPPPGVDYRVINEPVDLSPSSNDFYITRDTTTKWFLKALIEPVYSLKLRGLTHAFFLNLFIPRTPWVQEIDQPIFNLFEKYIGRSRKGTLYRLAVKTFRYLFNRDNVVMITWTQWSKEGLEEEGFRDVRVVPPPMRTSFRKIDNEITVGFVGVEYHRKGGDIAENVMSKLPRRVRKVYVGKSPRRVEGIEYHNPMRRDELLKLMAEFDVLLFPTRGEAYGFTALEAMSMGIPIVASNVDSVPEVVGDGGILCEVNDIKCFLDSVKELINSPDYAMELGARAKAIVTQRHSPSVVGKELLAIYNELSEE; from the coding sequence ATGCTTGTGAACATTATTGTAAGTAGGAATAGGGTTTCTGGGGAGATAAGGACTGGAATTAGGTTGAGACTTGAAAACCCACCGCCTGGCGTTGATTATAGGGTCATTAATGAACCCGTTGACTTATCACCATCATCTAACGATTTCTACATAACCAGGGACACAACGACTAAGTGGTTTCTTAAGGCGTTGATAGAACCAGTATATTCCCTTAAACTGAGGGGGTTAACGCATGCCTTCTTCCTAAACCTATTCATACCGCGCACACCGTGGGTTCAGGAAATCGATCAACCAATATTTAACCTATTCGAAAAGTACATAGGCAGGTCAAGGAAAGGTACGCTGTATAGGCTTGCCGTGAAGACGTTTAGGTACCTATTTAATAGGGATAACGTGGTAATGATAACCTGGACTCAATGGAGTAAGGAGGGTCTTGAGGAGGAGGGGTTTAGGGACGTTAGGGTTGTGCCACCGCCAATGAGGACGAGCTTTAGGAAAATCGATAATGAAATAACGGTGGGCTTCGTAGGCGTTGAGTACCATAGGAAGGGTGGTGACATTGCGGAGAATGTGATGTCTAAATTACCAAGGCGTGTTAGGAAGGTTTATGTTGGTAAAAGCCCAAGGAGGGTCGAGGGCATTGAGTATCACAATCCAATGAGGAGGGATGAATTACTTAAGTTAATGGCTGAGTTTGATGTGCTTCTTTTCCCAACCAGGGGCGAGGCTTATGGTTTCACGGCACTCGAGGCTATGAGTATGGGGATACCCATCGTCGCATCTAACGTGGATTCGGTACCCGAGGTCGTTGGTGATGGCGGCATTTTATGCGAGGTTAATGACATTAAGTGCTTCCTGGATAGCGTTAAGGAGTTAATCAACTCCCCCGATTACGCCATGGAACTTGGTGCTAGGGCTAAGGCCATTGTTACTCAGAGGCATTCGCCGAGTGTTGTTGGTAAGGAATTATTAGCAATATACAATGAGTTAAGTGAGGAATGA
- a CDS encoding M20 family metallopeptidase yields the protein MSELIRQVVNVLMDLIKVRTVALPGENYLEVVTYLDNLMTSYGLGTRIIKVPKSVVKEHYPEFADYPRYILLAELCNVRDKRIHFNAHYDVVPGGSGWLVTEPFKPVLINGRVYGRGASDDKGGVTALVLLAERLSELGEFHGCVEFSFTPDEEIGGESGVGYLINQIRKPDYAIVAEPTGLDTVWIGSMGILQLDVIVRGVSSHASQPWYGTNAFEDGIKVAYALIKELKPKVESRQFMGERATITLGGLARGGVSRNLVPDYFQFSIDRRILPSESIEHALNEIMSGIDNLRNNIKSTVEVHIVNKIEPAISKESTLLTKLMNAVKNVLGMNPKVTISRVPVDTRYLQNMGIDSLTYGPGNVSSAHGPDEYINVSDIVNAVNVYTELIRNIYDK from the coding sequence ATGAGTGAACTCATAAGACAGGTAGTCAATGTATTGATGGACTTAATTAAAGTGAGGACGGTAGCACTGCCTGGCGAAAATTACCTAGAGGTAGTTACTTACCTGGACAATTTAATGACTAGTTATGGATTAGGTACGAGAATTATTAAGGTTCCTAAATCAGTCGTTAAGGAGCATTACCCCGAATTTGCGGATTACCCAAGGTACATATTACTGGCTGAGTTGTGTAATGTCAGGGATAAGAGGATTCACTTTAATGCGCATTATGACGTGGTCCCTGGAGGAAGTGGTTGGTTAGTAACAGAACCATTCAAGCCCGTGCTCATCAACGGTAGGGTCTATGGTAGGGGCGCATCTGATGATAAGGGTGGCGTGACAGCCCTAGTACTACTGGCAGAACGGCTTAGTGAGTTAGGGGAGTTTCATGGATGTGTAGAATTCTCCTTCACACCCGATGAGGAGATTGGCGGTGAAAGTGGCGTTGGCTACTTAATTAACCAGATTCGTAAGCCGGACTACGCAATTGTTGCCGAGCCCACGGGACTTGACACCGTGTGGATAGGTAGTATGGGGATACTACAATTAGATGTTATTGTGAGAGGCGTATCAAGCCACGCCTCACAACCGTGGTATGGAACCAACGCCTTCGAGGATGGCATTAAGGTTGCTTATGCATTAATTAAGGAGTTGAAGCCTAAGGTTGAGAGTAGGCAATTCATGGGTGAGAGAGCAACCATTACTTTGGGAGGGCTTGCCAGGGGTGGTGTTTCTCGTAATCTCGTACCTGATTACTTTCAATTCTCAATAGACAGAAGAATACTACCAAGCGAGAGCATCGAACACGCGCTTAACGAAATAATGAGCGGCATTGATAATTTACGTAACAACATTAAGTCTACGGTAGAGGTCCACATTGTGAATAAGATTGAACCCGCGATAAGCAAAGAATCAACGCTATTAACAAAGCTTATGAATGCCGTGAAAAACGTACTCGGCATGAATCCCAAGGTTACAATATCTAGGGTTCCAGTGGATACCCGCTACCTACAGAACATGGGTATTGACTCCCTGACTTACGGACCTGGCAACGTATCATCTGCGCACGGCCCTGATGAGTACATTAATGTAAGCGATATAGTGAACGCAGTAAATGTCTACACGGAACTAATCAGGAATATCTATGATAAGTAG
- a CDS encoding sugar porter family MFS transporter: MDDIVDLRNKQIAYEDIIERLDENIASRIYWLVSIITALGGFLFGYDTGVIGSALIYIGPYFHLTSFEVAVLTSFTSVFAGIGALVAGPFIDRFGRKSLLIIDGIFYALFAVLSGLAISSIDLIIWRSLVGFAIGADTAVATGYISEFAPKRHRGKLASLQQLMIVVGMMTSFWVGYYLSMALPQTTNWRWMFGLGAIPAVILVALRFYLPESPRWLLIQGREEDAKKALAKLGVHVSEHIIPPKRELGFKEALSKQYIRRILLVVGLWLVFQQVTGINIILYYGPYIWKYLGFTGPRAILSTVIPYSIGFIATLFQIYLVDRWGRRTLGTIGFTGLLVSLVIMTVGAHYFALNDISIAVPLIFSAMVLFQVLFALGVGGVGWVLQGETMPTEFRGRGGGILAAIDWFANFAIIYIFPIWLSAYGMFSFWVLEDVLALAAVIYVLLLVPETKGLSVDQMPQLFSRPLREIRKRQ; encoded by the coding sequence ATGGATGACATCGTAGATCTAAGGAATAAACAAATTGCCTATGAAGATATAATTGAGAGACTTGATGAGAATATTGCCAGTAGGATTTACTGGTTGGTCTCAATAATAACGGCATTGGGAGGCTTTCTATTTGGTTATGATACGGGTGTCATTGGGTCAGCACTTATTTATATTGGTCCATATTTTCATTTAACATCATTTGAGGTTGCCGTACTAACCTCATTTACCAGTGTATTTGCCGGCATTGGCGCCCTGGTGGCTGGTCCGTTCATTGATAGGTTCGGTAGGAAGAGTCTCCTGATAATTGATGGAATATTCTATGCGTTGTTCGCTGTGTTATCTGGCCTGGCGATATCGTCGATTGACTTAATCATTTGGAGAAGTCTCGTTGGGTTTGCCATCGGTGCCGACACGGCGGTGGCCACGGGCTACATATCCGAATTCGCACCCAAGAGGCATAGGGGTAAGTTGGCATCACTTCAGCAGTTAATGATTGTCGTGGGCATGATGACCTCCTTCTGGGTTGGTTACTACCTATCAATGGCATTGCCTCAAACGACAAATTGGAGGTGGATGTTTGGCCTTGGTGCGATACCGGCGGTAATACTCGTGGCCCTAAGGTTCTACTTACCGGAGAGTCCCAGGTGGTTGCTGATACAGGGCAGGGAGGAGGATGCGAAGAAGGCCTTGGCTAAGTTGGGGGTACACGTTAGTGAACACATAATTCCGCCGAAGAGGGAGTTGGGATTTAAGGAGGCTCTTTCGAAGCAGTATATCAGGAGGATCCTACTGGTGGTTGGGCTTTGGTTGGTGTTTCAGCAGGTGACTGGCATAAACATAATCCTCTACTATGGCCCGTACATATGGAAGTACCTTGGATTCACGGGCCCCAGGGCCATACTGTCTACGGTAATACCGTACTCCATAGGCTTCATAGCAACGCTCTTCCAAATATACCTAGTGGATAGGTGGGGTAGGAGGACGCTCGGTACTATCGGCTTCACGGGCCTACTCGTGAGCCTCGTGATAATGACGGTGGGCGCCCACTACTTTGCGCTGAATGACATATCCATAGCTGTGCCACTGATATTCTCGGCAATGGTTCTCTTCCAGGTATTATTCGCACTAGGCGTTGGTGGTGTTGGTTGGGTGTTGCAGGGTGAGACCATGCCCACGGAGTTTAGGGGTAGGGGTGGCGGTATATTGGCTGCGATTGATTGGTTCGCGAACTTCGCCATAATATACATATTCCCAATATGGCTCTCCGCCTACGGCATGTTCAGCTTCTGGGTACTGGAGGACGTGCTTGCCCTGGCCGCCGTGATATACGTATTACTGCTCGTGCCTGAGACAAAGGGGTTATCGGTAGACCAAATGCCACAACTATTCTCAAGGCCATTACGGGAAATAAGGAAGAGGCAGTAA
- a CDS encoding 50S ribosomal protein L22 — protein sequence MARIDWSIDAEDIIKRVKEIYGASITEDQVVKALGYEYRISWKKAVEVARFIRGFTIKQAEEYLNNVIKMRTPIPIRRFTKKQAHHTTPWEGWPVAKWPVKVAKAYLEVLKNLENNASYRGLNVDNVVIIHAAVHKGRKIRNYMPRAFGRSTPWFQDTVTIELAGAEIPEENVPKRLKLRPRPY from the coding sequence ATGGCTAGGATTGACTGGAGCATTGATGCCGAGGACATAATCAAGAGGGTTAAGGAGATTTATGGAGCGAGTATTACCGAGGACCAGGTGGTCAAGGCCCTTGGTTATGAGTATAGGATTAGTTGGAAGAAGGCTGTTGAGGTTGCCAGGTTTATCAGGGGCTTCACTATTAAGCAGGCTGAGGAGTACCTAAACAATGTCATTAAGATGAGGACTCCAATACCAATAAGGAGGTTCACCAAGAAGCAGGCGCACCACACAACACCCTGGGAGGGCTGGCCGGTGGCTAAGTGGCCTGTTAAGGTTGCTAAGGCTTACCTTGAGGTTCTTAAGAACCTTGAGAATAACGCAAGTTATAGGGGTCTTAATGTTGATAATGTGGTTATTATTCACGCAGCTGTTCATAAGGGTCGTAAGATTAGGAATTACATGCCGAGAGCCTTTGGCAGGTCAACACCCTGGTTCCAGGACACCGTAACGATTGAGTTAGCCGGTGCTGAGATACCCGAGGAGAATGTACCAAAGAGGCTTAAGCTGAGACCAAGGCCCTACTGA
- a CDS encoding twitching motility protein PilT, whose amino-acid sequence MSSRDTVILDASAILHMRDLRPLMGMGDLVTTNHVINELKDARAIVVPEILNISVYDISEDEIVRARRNYHLPRLLSDADVSLIVLALKLRDRNPMVITDDSLLIKFLRKLGIRYSVIFLRRRQ is encoded by the coding sequence ATGAGTTCCAGAGATACCGTAATACTTGACGCATCTGCAATACTTCACATGAGGGATTTACGCCCGTTAATGGGCATGGGTGATTTGGTGACGACAAATCACGTAATTAATGAGTTAAAGGATGCGAGGGCTATTGTCGTGCCTGAGATACTGAATATAAGTGTTTATGATATTAGTGAAGATGAGATAGTGCGTGCACGGAGGAATTACCACTTACCAAGACTACTAAGTGATGCGGATGTGTCGTTAATAGTCTTAGCCCTGAAACTGAGGGATAGGAACCCTATGGTGATTACTGATGATTCGTTATTAATAAAGTTCCTTAGGAAGTTGGGGATTAGGTATTCGGTGATTTTCCTGAGGAGGCGTCAGTAG
- a CDS encoding NAD(+)/NADH kinase, whose amino-acid sequence MMYIGKYEDYALAKLIINRLSSNGVETIAARDVEVKNLGIPKWDGSQDVDMAMVIGGDGTVLRFIHEIANSINTPILHIGTGRVNYLSDVSARELPQVLDKIVKGEYTVEERLTLKAIATDFECTALNEVLVKGVDPGHLINVTIVEDGGEEIMRARMDGVIIATPTGSTAYALAAGGPAVDSRLAVKLIVPLAPFSRALVPIVHPYEVPVKVLTSEVAHILCDGIVAQRGAEIRIVPSDRKVRFVRTRQYRMYDRLFRRLFIP is encoded by the coding sequence ATGATGTACATTGGCAAGTATGAGGATTATGCATTGGCGAAATTAATTATCAATAGACTCAGTAGTAATGGGGTTGAAACAATCGCCGCTAGAGACGTGGAGGTTAAGAACCTAGGCATACCGAAGTGGGATGGTTCCCAAGACGTTGACATGGCAATGGTGATTGGCGGTGATGGGACTGTGTTAAGGTTCATTCATGAGATCGCAAATTCCATCAACACCCCCATACTCCATATAGGGACTGGCAGGGTTAATTATTTAAGCGATGTGAGCGCCAGGGAGTTACCCCAGGTTCTTGATAAGATAGTTAAGGGGGAGTATACGGTTGAGGAAAGGCTCACATTGAAGGCTATCGCCACAGATTTCGAGTGCACGGCATTGAATGAGGTTTTAGTTAAGGGCGTCGACCCAGGTCACTTGATAAATGTGACTATCGTTGAGGATGGCGGTGAGGAGATAATGAGGGCTAGGATGGACGGTGTCATAATAGCTACGCCGACTGGTTCCACGGCGTACGCATTAGCGGCAGGAGGCCCAGCAGTCGATAGTAGATTGGCCGTGAAGTTAATAGTGCCCCTTGCACCCTTCTCGAGGGCTCTGGTCCCCATTGTACATCCATACGAGGTACCCGTTAAAGTATTAACTAGTGAAGTTGCTCATATCCTCTGTGATGGTATTGTTGCACAGAGGGGTGCCGAGATACGTATTGTGCCGAGTGATAGGAAGGTTAGGTTTGTCAGAACCCGTCAATATAGAATGTATGATAGGTTATTTAGGAGGTTATTCATACCATGA
- a CDS encoding translation initiation factor IF-5A — protein sequence MSTKPTEAGSVKEGSYIMIDGEPCKVVEVEKSKTGKHGSAKVRIVGIGVFDNVKRTLIVPADAQVEVPIIEKFVAQVVAKVGDSWQLMDLRNYSTFEVGQDQMEEEVKGRIEPGVEVEVWDIAGRRKIIRVR from the coding sequence ATGTCTACGAAACCAACGGAGGCAGGTTCTGTGAAGGAGGGCAGTTACATAATGATTGATGGGGAGCCATGTAAGGTGGTTGAGGTTGAGAAGAGTAAGACTGGTAAGCATGGCTCCGCCAAGGTGAGGATTGTGGGTATTGGTGTCTTTGATAATGTAAAGAGGACATTAATAGTGCCTGCTGATGCCCAGGTTGAGGTGCCGATTATTGAGAAGTTCGTTGCTCAGGTCGTGGCTAAGGTGGGTGATTCCTGGCAGTTAATGGATCTTAGGAATTACAGTACCTTTGAGGTTGGTCAGGACCAGATGGAGGAGGAGGTTAAGGGTAGGATTGAGCCTGGTGTTGAGGTTGAGGTTTGGGATATCGCTGGGCGGAGGAAGATAATTAGGGTTAGGTAA
- a CDS encoding DUF655 domain-containing protein yields MVKREDYAYILDIIPPEQMLIKDPSLIKKGFPRNEVYVQAVGEQFFTLLELTLKPNATAEVGERVYIGSGTRDKVNKIVRRISYDELTNEAKNALPEVVAKIVKAQENRFVDFFNKAGPITLKMHSLELLRGIGKKTLWQILEERRKKPFQSFEDIKSRVGIDPEKLIIDRILRELQGADQYRIFVG; encoded by the coding sequence ATGGTTAAGAGGGAGGACTACGCATACATACTCGATATAATACCTCCGGAGCAAATGCTCATTAAGGATCCGTCCCTAATAAAGAAGGGCTTCCCAAGGAATGAAGTCTACGTGCAAGCCGTTGGTGAGCAATTCTTCACGTTACTTGAATTAACGCTTAAGCCTAACGCAACGGCTGAGGTTGGTGAGAGGGTTTACATAGGCAGTGGGACTAGGGATAAGGTGAATAAGATTGTGAGGAGGATTAGCTATGACGAGCTCACCAACGAGGCTAAGAACGCTCTTCCCGAGGTTGTTGCCAAGATTGTTAAGGCCCAGGAGAATAGGTTCGTGGACTTCTTTAATAAGGCTGGGCCAATAACCCTTAAGATGCATAGTCTTGAGCTTCTCAGGGGCATTGGTAAGAAGACCCTTTGGCAAATACTTGAGGAGAGGAGGAAGAAGCCCTTTCAGTCCTTTGAGGACATAAAGAGTAGGGTTGGTATCGATCCTGAGAAGTTAATTATTGATAGGATATTGAGGGAGTTACAGGGCGCTGACCAATACAGGATTTTCGTTGGCTAA
- a CDS encoding RNA polymerase Rpb4 family protein: protein MVKRIINSEDIPMAEALRILEEKLLSANPSITDEVVNNTLDYLRKFSKVGPDKARELISELMKRFGLARLTTIQIVDLMPQTADELRVLLGAEKREFSDKDVEEILNLLKNARGS from the coding sequence GTGGTTAAGCGTATCATTAATTCTGAGGATATTCCCATGGCAGAGGCACTCAGGATTCTCGAGGAAAAACTACTCAGTGCTAACCCCAGTATTACGGATGAGGTTGTCAACAACACCCTGGACTACCTCAGGAAGTTCTCCAAGGTTGGCCCAGACAAGGCTAGGGAATTGATTTCGGAGTTGATGAAGAGGTTCGGCCTGGCTAGGCTAACCACTATTCAGATAGTTGATTTGATGCCACAGACGGCCGATGAGCTTAGGGTACTGCTTGGGGCTGAGAAGAGGGAGTTTAGTGATAAGGATGTTGAGGAGATCCTTAACCTACTAAAGAATGCCAGGGGTTCTTAA
- a CDS encoding 50S ribosomal protein L21e: MVHRTHGLRYKSRKLLSKKPREKGRPGISRWLYEYNVGDKVVIDIDPTFITTAPHRRYQGKVGTIIGRRGKAYEIEIYVGGKRKVIITTPDHIVPFKAQPTETKASAS, encoded by the coding sequence ATCGTGCACCGAACACACGGTCTTCGCTACAAGTCGAGGAAGCTACTCAGTAAGAAGCCCAGGGAGAAGGGTAGGCCGGGGATTTCCAGGTGGCTCTATGAGTATAATGTGGGTGATAAGGTTGTCATTGACATAGACCCAACATTCATAACCACGGCACCGCATAGGAGGTATCAGGGCAAGGTGGGCACAATAATCGGCAGGAGGGGTAAGGCCTACGAAATCGAGATATACGTTGGCGGTAAAAGAAAGGTCATCATAACGACGCCCGATCACATTGTACCCTTCAAGGCCCAGCCCACCGAGACTAAGGCATCAGCATCATGA
- a CDS encoding tRNA pseudouridine(55) synthase, with translation MSIERAMDILRKYPLCNHCLGRLFARLGTGLDNEERGRAIKDYLLMRIHERILNEGLSDELLNDVKALAVSGHEPSIKFLSNMGINVSPARCYVCGDTIFNRLNEWVNNIVNSLRSLGIEFRSFRLGSRVPLDIQNRELSITTEFNISSAESIKREINRELGKRVSAMLGVSFNREEPDVEVVIDVNTGSVEVQIMPIYISARYRKVHRLINEEGQVKWPIDRVIQAYNAQDVVIHTGGEDPMGVRVLGNGRPVILQVVKPSKRPDVNDVYALLKDSGYDIVLDNLSRVRASAVVKMKARVRDYVITYRVLAITDNSVTNENIKSLHDYFRNRQVVQVFRRGRRIRRRISMVYELDGRVIRDRLVEFLIRCQGNLYIRGFVHGGLGDVEPSIAGTLGFSVRPVEIDILNISD, from the coding sequence ATGAGTATTGAGAGGGCCATGGACATACTGAGGAAGTACCCACTGTGTAATCACTGCCTGGGTAGGTTATTTGCCAGGTTGGGTACTGGGCTTGATAATGAGGAGAGGGGTAGGGCGATTAAGGATTACTTATTGATGAGGATTCATGAGAGGATATTAAATGAGGGATTAAGTGATGAGTTACTCAATGATGTTAAGGCGCTGGCAGTGAGTGGTCATGAACCAAGCATAAAGTTCCTAAGTAACATGGGTATTAACGTATCGCCAGCTAGATGCTACGTGTGCGGTGATACGATCTTCAACAGACTTAATGAGTGGGTTAATAATATTGTAAATAGCCTTAGATCCCTTGGCATTGAGTTTAGGTCCTTTAGGTTAGGTAGTAGGGTGCCGCTGGATATCCAGAATAGGGAGTTGAGCATAACCACAGAGTTTAACATATCGAGTGCCGAATCCATTAAGCGCGAGATCAATAGGGAGTTGGGTAAGAGGGTCTCGGCGATGCTCGGTGTATCATTTAATAGGGAGGAGCCCGACGTGGAGGTGGTCATAGACGTTAACACAGGTTCCGTGGAGGTACAGATAATGCCAATATACATATCGGCTAGGTATAGGAAGGTCCATAGGCTAATTAATGAGGAGGGTCAGGTCAAGTGGCCCATTGATAGGGTAATCCAGGCATATAATGCCCAGGACGTGGTAATACACACTGGTGGTGAGGATCCAATGGGTGTCAGGGTCCTTGGTAATGGTAGACCAGTAATACTGCAGGTGGTCAAGCCCAGTAAAAGGCCTGACGTTAATGATGTCTATGCATTGCTTAAGGATTCAGGCTATGACATTGTGCTTGATAACCTATCTAGGGTTAGGGCCTCCGCAGTGGTTAAAATGAAGGCTAGGGTCAGGGATTACGTGATTACGTATAGGGTCCTAGCAATTACTGATAACTCCGTTACTAACGAAAACATTAAGTCACTGCATGATTACTTCAGGAATAGGCAGGTGGTCCAGGTGTTTAGGCGTGGTCGTAGGATTAGGAGAAGGATTAGTATGGTTTACGAGCTTGATGGTAGGGTTATCAGGGATAGGCTTGTGGAGTTCCTGATTAGGTGTCAGGGCAACCTATACATTAGGGGCTTTGTGCATGGTGGTTTGGGGGATGTCGAGCCGAGCATCGCCGGTACATTAGGCTTTAGTGTTAGGCCTGTCGAGATTGACATACTCAATATAAGTGATTAG
- the rfbC gene encoding dTDP-4-dehydrorhamnose 3,5-epimerase, producing MPFKNFVRLEIPDVILVEPVVFPDVRGFFAELYKRTDFLAGGIPYDFVQVSLSKSRRGVVRGLHYQLKPMEQGKLVTVIRGRVVDVAVDVRRGSPWFGKYVMVELSADNPRLLWVPPGFAHGFQALEDDTLFLYLQTKEYSPQHERCVAWNDPEIGIPWPIRENVIISEKDSKCPPLRQAETNFDYPI from the coding sequence ATGCCATTTAAGAACTTTGTGAGGCTTGAAATACCCGACGTAATACTCGTGGAGCCCGTGGTCTTCCCAGATGTCAGGGGCTTCTTCGCGGAGCTTTACAAGAGGACAGACTTCCTAGCTGGCGGTATTCCTTATGACTTCGTCCAAGTAAGCCTAAGTAAGTCGAGGCGTGGTGTCGTACGTGGGCTTCACTACCAACTTAAGCCCATGGAGCAGGGGAAGCTAGTCACGGTGATTAGGGGTCGCGTAGTTGATGTGGCTGTTGACGTTAGGAGGGGTTCACCCTGGTTTGGTAAGTACGTAATGGTCGAACTCTCGGCTGACAACCCGAGGCTACTCTGGGTACCGCCGGGCTTTGCCCATGGATTTCAAGCCCTCGAGGACGACACATTATTCCTATATCTACAGACCAAGGAGTATAGCCCGCAGCATGAGAGGTGCGTTGCCTGGAATGACCCTGAAATAGGCATACCATGGCCGATTAGGGAAAACGTGATAATCAGTGAGAAGGACAGTAAATGCCCACCGCTCAGGCAGGCGGAGACGAACTTCGACTACCCAATATAA
- a CDS encoding ArsR family transcriptional regulator produces MNAVVKPEIVVTLNGENIGVIPRYDSEYVLMRERDFNVILDNTNLEIMLAVISGHNTFTQIMKRTNLQRGKLSRHLRRMLNAGWIIKSGNRYLPSGRIYVVYDVRDVDGEIMLSILMSKGAFIDPFHGLVIINGEPLSNYCSTCPLRQACVNNVKSLARKYNIELRGAEPSEAYVELFRELVRRDLIRKFKSGWRIVVMK; encoded by the coding sequence ATGAATGCTGTTGTTAAGCCGGAGATAGTGGTGACACTTAATGGCGAGAATATAGGCGTGATTCCAAGGTATGATAGCGAGTATGTGCTAATGAGGGAGAGGGACTTCAACGTGATACTTGATAATACGAACCTCGAAATAATGCTAGCCGTGATAAGTGGACATAACACATTTACGCAGATTATGAAGAGGACAAACCTGCAGAGAGGTAAATTATCGAGGCATTTAAGGAGAATGTTAAATGCTGGTTGGATTATTAAGAGTGGTAATAGGTACTTACCCAGTGGGCGCATTTACGTTGTTTATGATGTACGTGATGTTGATGGTGAGATAATGCTTAGTATATTAATGAGTAAGGGCGCATTTATTGACCCATTTCATGGACTTGTGATAATAAATGGTGAACCACTGAGTAATTACTGCTCAACCTGCCCACTCAGGCAGGCCTGCGTTAATAATGTTAAGTCCCTGGCCCGTAAGTACAACATCGAGTTAAGGGGTGCTGAACCAAGTGAGGCCTATGTGGAGTTGTTCAGGGAATTAGTTAGGAGGGATTTGATCAGGAAATTTAAGAGTGGTTGGAGAATCGTTGTTATGAAGTAA